One stretch of Toxoplasma gondii ME49 chromosome XI, whole genome shotgun sequence DNA includes these proteins:
- a CDS encoding hypothetical protein (encoded by transcript TGME49_312360), producing MQSAAGQVASSFLPPLLRPPVPETLLFLDSPEYELPVSFRRATAEAAELLQSWEALWGLLCKHGQDAKVMNCPRVSRPFSDSTNHVSLALQVAQETLPATSAVPPQDRNEDQGGEDGETVPEACLLIPSPVARLQTATPCSDSSSAPLFSSLSPSLSPLSPLSSCSPSHHSHSRCLSSSSVSPFEPSGRQLFQLSVVFCRLDGFFSAADTAATAAADSVQKLWSESCTALASTVSSLRHAASLSSSGVASSAFQEHSGLSAGRAKTFRGPECLGAKLLHQALANGVSLPLRSFTVRQAVEREASAEMDSEDREIQKGEERPDACNADRSVSVSKDDRAETSTQNTVAEKRRACASHEDGGRGVVFLEKKQRVGPPSVCCYLRGLENLTRAQWRQTKAVLSSVLADAAACARVVDRRREGGHSRREDFAGSRRREEAKALNGDGDADGEERPEHSERPERGETPKHKIEAEPHLTEAAQRGGCASSQKCGKQGLENKSDVRTAGEEETATGRSEERCRKEEGRNTVRVLIVLGWDTSKDERCSDDGGSELGARDAGGGGGRWGRQRAKRRQDIEAWVHAANQHCGSTVRVHFFVNRVRGGGRRRHVEGLDSFAEDGKEAEVEQGANRSKEAERWKARDSLVNQETDKPDETSSVSAVSSVDDGQTDALCGNGKSTKEREGGLPDLEKRPHRPDLDEKPPAANGDVLQDRSALLLSLLRDGNQCIKQQRQTMLFLGGDDFFPAPPVGVSSFGSPQLSSSLGALRTDLLGQFARQLEDLVYVPLLLRSRLSAASWGSEKAAASPYDCTRGIRGSQVHGSVPETQKKTKLLRDCNSLYRDSRGFLPPPPRLLIHSCLCSKRRRPEVKSSSLLPASAAPRSSSRRAQSSASSQDAAHPVSASPYPAPSVTRPSTENLSPQTLIQLVGEKYSACIQTFLLPLSAIASPYVGQTEAKLRRLLRVAANASPSVLVLLGIDQLGRKRDRGGRREEGEQRGARERELVGGASDATQTSAEASSQARWPTEMTGKRECGYGLSPGNRRETGSDTDRASVMLAEDGASGREGKRTEEAYCDASVDADERERKGARGRREGGRANSFQRRLLATLLVALDEVEDRRRRHEQLQREEAEDDDTEVAETGGQWGLDSGRESVGTRRREFAAAAAGMAIIGVASGTPDTLDEAVVRAGRLDNWLSWC from the exons ATGCAGAGCGCCGCCGGACAAGTTGCCTcatcttttcttcctcctcttctgagGCCTCCCGTCCCCGAAACGTTACTTTTTCTAGATTCGCCTGAATATGAACTCCCCGTTTCTTTCCGGCGTGCGACCGCAGAGGCCGCAGAGCTCCTGCAATCCTGGGAGGCTCTCTGGGGACTCCTGTGCAAGCACGGACAGGACGCGAAAGTGATGAATTGCCCTCGTGTTTCGAGGCCTTTCTCTGACTCCACAAACCATGTTTCCTTGGCTCTTCAGGTGGCGCAAGAAACACTGCCAGCGACCTCTGCAGTGCCGCCACAAGACAGGAACGAAGACCAgggcggagaagacggcgaaacCGTCCCAGAAG CTTGCTTGCTCATACCTTCGCCTGTGGCGCGGCTGCAGACTGCAACCCCATGCTCGGACTCGAGTTCAGCGCCgttgttctcttccttgtctccttctctgtcccctctgtctcctctgtcttcttgttctccctctcatCACTCGCATTctcgttgcctctcttcgtcatctgtgtctcccttcgAGCCCTCTGGGCGTCAACTGTTTCAGCTCAGTGTGGTGTTCTGCCGACTAGATGGATTTTTCTCCGCGGCAGACACCGCAGCGACAGCGGCAGCAGACAGTGTGCAGAAGCTCTGGAGTGAGTCATGCACAGCCTTGGCATCGACGGTCAGTTCTCTGCGCCATGccgcttccttgtcttcttctggagtCGCGTCCTCTGCCTTTCAAGAACACAGTGGGCTCTCTGCAGGTCGCGCAAAGACGTTCCGGGGACCTGAATGCTTGGGGGCGAAACTCCTCCACCAGGCGCTGGCAAatggtgtctctctgccgttgCGAAGCTTCACGGTCAGGCAagcggtggagagagaagcctcaGCTGAGATGGACAGTGAGGACCGCGAAATccaaaagggagaagagcgaccagacgcatgcaacgcagaccgttctgtctctgtttcaaAAGACGACCGAGCAGAGACCAGCACGCAGAACACAGTGgctgagaaacgaagagccTGTGCGTCTCATGAGGACGGCGGGAGAGGAGTCGTCTTCCTtgaaaagaaacaacgcGTCGGTCCTCCTAGCGTTTGCTGCTATCTGCGAGGGCTCGAAAACCTAACTCGAGCACAGTGGAGACAAACCAAAGCTGTGCTTTCGTCTGTTCTGGCTgacgccgctgcatgcgctcgcgTGGTGGAtcgcaggagagaaggggggCACAGCAGGCGCGAGGACTTTGCCGGCAGTcgtcgcagagaagaagccaagGCTCTGAATGGagatggagacgcagacggcgaagagaggcCAGAGCACAGCGAACGtccggagagaggcgagacaccGAAACACAAGATCGAGGCAGAGCCGCACCTGACGGAGGCCGCCCAGAGAGGAGGCTGTGCGTCGTCTCAGAAATGCGGGAAGCAGGGACTGGAGAACAAGTCAGATGTCAGAaccgcgggagaagaggagactgcgACGGGccgaagcgaggagagatgTCGGAAGGAAGAGGGGCGAAACACTGTTCGCGTTCTGATTGTCCTCGGGTGGGATACgagcaaagacgagagatGCAGTGATGACGGTGGCAGTGAGCTCGGCGCGAGGGACGCAggtggaggaggaggaagatggGGACGCCAGAGGGCAAAACGTCGTCAAGACATTGAGGCctgggtgcatgcagccaatCAGCATTGCGGCTCGACTGTTCGAGTTCACTTCTTCGTGAACCGCGTACGcggaggagggaggaggagacatgTGGAAGGCCTCGACAGTTTTGCTGAAGATGGAAAAGAGGCCGAAGTGGAACAAGGCGCAAACCGATCGAAAGAGGCCGAACGCTGGAAAGCGCGAGACAGTCTTGTCAATCAGGAAACAGACAAGCCGGATGAGACGTCCAGTGTTTCTGCCGTAAGCAGCGTAGATGACGGTCAAACGGATGCACTCTGTGGCAACGGGAAGagcacgaaggagagagaaggcggactTCCAGATTTGGAAAAGAGGCCTCACCGACCCGACCTCGATGAGAAGCCTCCAGCGGCGAACGGCGATGTATTGCAAGATCGAAGCGctttgcttctgtctcttctccgtgaTGGAAACCAATGCATCAAACAACAACGCCAGACCATGTTATTCCTCGGTGGCGACGACTTTTTCCCCGCGCCGCCCGTCGGCGTTTCCTCCTTCGGTTCTCCCCAGCtgagttcttctctcggggCGCTTCGCACGGACCTCCTGGGCCAGTTTGCCCGCCAGCTGGAAGACCTCGTGTACGTCCCTCTGTTGCttcgttcgcgtctctctgcggcttcttGGGGGTCCGAGAAAGCCGCTGCGTCCCCTTACGATTGCACTCGTGGCATCCGAGGAAGTCAGGTCCATGGCAGTGTgccagaaacacagaaaaaaacaaaactCCTGAGAGACTGCAATTCGCTCTACCGGGACTCGCGAGGCTTTTTGCCCCCGCCGCCTCGTCTGCTGATTCAcagctgcctctgcagcAAGCGAAGGAGACCAGAGGtgaagtcttcttctctgcttccggcTTCTGCCgctccgcgttcttcttctcgtcgggCACAATCGTCCGCTTCCTCGCAAGACGCTGCCCACCCGGTGTCTGCATCCCCTTATCCCGCGCCTTCGGTGACGCGCCCCAGCACAGAGAATCTTTCTCCGCAGACCCTGATCCAGCTGGTCGGAGAGAAATACTCGGCTTGCATTCAAACCTTTTTGCTTCCTCTGAGCGCGATCGCCTCCCCCTACGTCGGccagacagaagcgaagctTCGCCGACTTCTCCGGGTCGCGGCAaatgcgtctccgtctgtcttgGTTTTGCTTGGAATCGACCAGTTAGGTCGGAAGCGAGATCGAGGAggtcggcgagaagaaggagaacagcgaggagctagagagagagagctcgTCGGGGGTGCGTCTGACGCGACACAAACGAGTGCAGAAGCCTCTTCGCAAGCGCGTTGGCCGACGGAGAtgacggggaagagagaatgTGGGTACGGTTTGTCGCctggaaacagacgagagacaggcagtgACACAGACCGAGCTTCAGTGATGCTCGCCGAAGACGGAGCCAGCGgcagggaaggaaagaggaccGAGGAAGCTTACTGTGACGCCTCTGTAGATGCAGACGAACGGGAACGGAAGGGCGCACGGGGGCGGCGAGAGGGAGGCCGAGCAAACAGTTTCCAGAGAAGGCTTCTCGCGACGCTCCTGGTGGCTCTCGACGAGGTCGAAGAccgtcgaagaagacacgaacAACTTCAaagggaagaggcagaggacgaCGACACAGAGGTTGCAGAAACGGGAGGACAGTGGGGTCTAGACTCAGGCAGAGAATCCGTGGGAACCAGACGCAGAGAGTtcgccgcagcagcagctggcATGGCAATCATTGGGGTTGCTTCAGGGACGCCTGACACTCTAGACGAGGCGGTGGTACGAGCAGGCAGACTCGACAATTGGCTTTCGTGGTGCTGA